The Paenibacillus sp. FSL H7-0357 nucleotide sequence TCAGAATCAAGCTCCGGAAAAAGAATGTGCGCAACCATTACCGCATCCGCATTCTCCTGAATGGCCGCCTCGAACGGCTGCCATTCCAGTTTGGCCAGTTGGGCAGCAGTTTTGTTCACGACCGGCAGTTCCAGATGGGAGTCGACGGATGTGTCGCCGTGACCGGGGAAATGTTTAACAACCGGTATAACGCCTTCACTGGCGATTCCTTTCATCTCAGCGATTCCTAATCTGCTGACGAGGTCGGCAGTGTTTCCGAAGGAACGGTCGCCGATTACAGGATTATCGGGATTGCTGTTTATATCCAGCACAGGGGCAAAATCCATATTATACCCGGCTGACAGCAGCTCTCTGGCGAGCAGCTTGCCCATCGTTCCGGCAGCACCGGAATTGTCGGCTGCGCCAACGCTCCCGTTCGACGGTATTGCGGCATATTCATCAGGCATGCGGCTGACCTTGCCGCCCTCCTGATCTACGCTCATGAACAGCGGAACCGGATTCTCCGCGTTGCTCTTCTTCAGGTCATTGATCAGACTGACCATGCCCTTCAGGTTGCTGATATTGTCTTTATACAGGATAATTCCGCCGATCTTGTCTTCGGCAATCATCCTTTTTGCCTGGGTATCTAGCTTGATGCCGTCAATGCCGACCAGGAGCATTTGCCCGATTTTCTCCTCCAGTGTCATATTTGCCAATTTGCTCTCAATTGTATCGCTGCCGCTGGCCGCTGATTGCATTGGTGTCGCTGTCGCTGTTGCTGTTGCTGTCGCTGCTGAAGCCGCTGTTGCGGAAGGTGATACGGTTATGTAGTCCGTAGGAGAAATATTTCCTGTCTGCACATTGGTGCTTCCTGCGCATCCGCTGATGGCAAGCAAGCCGGAAAGTACGGCAGTCACAGGAAAGAGTCTGCTCCAGTCTCGCGGGGTGAAGTGCCGGTATTTCAGCCAAATCATTTTCATTTGCAAATATTCTTCCTTTCGTTTGCCGATTCACTGGCATGGATGATAAGATGGAGGAGACTTTACATAAGGCTTGTTTCAAGCAAATTACTCTAAAGGACGAGGTGAGGGACCCATGAAGGAAGAATTAATGAATACATTGAATGAGCAGATGAATTTTGAATTTTATTCTGCTCACGTTTACCTGGCGATGGCTGCTTATTGTTCAGGTGAAAGTCTGGACGGTTTCGCTAACTTTTTTCTGGTACAGGCCGAAGAAGAACGGTTTCATGCAATGAAAATTTACAAATTCCTTAATGACCGCGACTATCGCGCTACGCTCGCTGCCTTACCGGAGCCGAAGAACGAATATACATCCATGCTGGATGCCTTTGAACATGCCTATGCCCATGAACAGCAGAATACGCGAAAATTCTACCATCTGGCCGATCTGGCGCTGGATGCACGTGAGCACGCGACCATCTACTTCCTCAAGTGGTTCATTGATGAGCAGGTGGAGGAAGAGGCGCTGTTCAGCAATATTATCGCCAAGCTGAAACGGATTGAATCCGATAGCAACGCCTTCTACATGCTGGACGCCGAGTTTGCAGCGCGTTCATTTACTCCGCCGGCAGAATAAATGCTTAATGTATGAGCAGCTGCTCTAACATAGTTTAGCAGAAAAGGGATCTGTCTTATAGGACAGGTCCTTTTTTGTGTTTACCTTGTGAAGGGCGAGAGCCCGCAAAGCCTTTCTGTATAAGAGAATAATTCCGGTCCCCAAGACAAATCACTGTCTGATGTTGAACTAGGGCAAACAATGTTGCGTATTGCAAAACACTTCCTGCTTCCCAACTCTATTTGGCAGGGTTAACTAATGCGCCGCCCGGCAACACTGTTTCTCTAGACCCACCCGGATGTCAGCGTGTAGTATAGAACAATACTATTGTTTGGAGGTTCTTTTTTTTGGAAAACTACAGCGACATTAAACAAAGTGAAAAAGGGGCTTGGCTCAGTTTATTTGCCTACATTCTTTTATCCGCCGTCAAATTGTTCATCGCAAGTGTCTCGGGTTCCCAAGCTCTGCTTGCAGACGGATTGAACAATAGTACGGACATCATTGCGTCTCTCGCCATCCTGACAGGTCTTAAGATTTCCCGGAGACCTCCTGATTCCAATCACAGCTACGGGCATTTCAGAGCGGAGACGGTAGCCGCATTGATTGCTTCTTTCATTATGATTGCCGTAGGGTTGCAGGTTCTGTATCAGGGTGTCAACAAATTTGTCCAACCGGTGCTGGAAACGCCAGATCTTATTGCTGCCTGGACGGCTGCGGGTTGTGCGTTAGTTATGCTGGCTGTTTATGCGTACAATATCAAGCTTGCCCGTGAACTCAAAAGCAATGCCATGCAGGCGGTAGCTCAGGATAACCGTTCGGATGCGCTCGTAAGCATAGGCGCTTTTATAGGGATTATCGGTTCACAGTTTGGAATTCCCTGGCTGGATCCGCTGACTGCGACAATTGTTGGGCTTCTGATCTGCAAGACAGCCTGGGATATTTTCCGCAAGGCTAGCCATGATTTAACGGACGGTTTTGACGCAAGCGAACTGGAGCTGATGAAGCAAACCGTTGCCCAAATCGATGGCGTAGAATCGATAAAAGATATTAAAGCACGCATTCATGGCAACAATGTACTGGTGGACACAACCGTGCTGGTGAACTCGAAGCTGAACGTGGTGCAGAGTCATGATATTACGGAAGAAATTGAAGACCAATTGAAGGACCGACACCAGGTTTCCAATGTGCTTGTACATATAGAGCCGCTGTAAATATAGAATGGATTCCAAAGTCTGATATGCCCGGCGAAAGCCGGAGCAGTCAGGCTTTTTTTGCAATATAGCCTACGGGCAGGACCCTCATTGTAGCGTATTGCAATTTCCTGCATGAACACTCTAATACTTGACTTATACGTCTTGTATATGTATATAATAACATTATGATATTAACAAAAAGATAATAATTAAATCCGCAGCTGTAAAGGAGTTTGGCTATGTCAAAACAACCGGTCACTGACCGCAACGGTATAACCGAGGAACAATTCCTAAAAACATATGATGCTGGAGTGTATGAACGTCCATCCGTAACGGTCGACATGCTGATTTTTACCGTGATGGAACGGGAACAGGATAATTACCGGAAGCTTTCCGAGAAATCACTGCAGCTGCTGCTGATTCAACGGGGCGAACATCCTTACTTGGGACAATGGGCGTTGCCTGGCGGTTTTGTCGGTGTACATGAAAGCCTGGATGAAGCGGCACGCCGGGAATTGTTCACAGAAACGAATATAGACAATATCTATATGGAACAGCTGTATACCTGGGGAGAGGTGCAGCGCGATCCGCGGATGCGGGTCATCAGCTGTTCCTATATGACTTTGGTTGATCGTACCGCACTGAATGTGCAGGCGGGGGATGATGCGGCTGATGCTGCCTGGTTCGAGGTATCACATGAGATCCTCGAAGCAAGCCGCAGAGAGCTGGAGCAAGGATATGAGCTGGACCAATTCATCAAGATCACTCTGCAAAGTGATAAGGTGACTTTATCAGGAGTGGTCAAAATTACCGAATCCGTTCAAGGCCATGTCAGCAAGATCCTACGTGAGATCGTGCAGAGTGAAGGCTTCGCTTTTGATCATTTAATGATGGTTCAATATGCGATCGAACGCCTGCGCGGCAAGGTTGAATATACGGATATTATTTTTAATCTGATGCCGCCCCTGTTCACTTTGTCGGAGCTTCAGCGTGTCTATGAAATCATTCTGGGCAAAGAGCTGCTGGCCGCCGCCTTCCGCCGGAAGATTGCTGACCGTGTGATGGAAACTGAGGATTTCACCAGGGATGCCGGACACCGCCCCTCTAAGCTGTACCGATATAACATGAACCGGGCTTCCAATCAATGATATGAGGAGAGAGCAAGATGGAGAAATTCACCTATTTTTACCGCAGCGGCTCACCATTCTCACAATGGTATCCCTGCCGTTTCACGGTGGGAGAGCTTCACTTTAATAGCACTGAGCAGTATATGATGTACAGTAAGGCACAATTGTTTAAGGATGAAGAGCTGGGATTGAAAATCTTGCGGGCCACAACTCCCAGAGAGCAGAAGGCATTGGGGCGTCAGGTGAGCGGTTTCGACAAAACCATTTGGGAACAACACTGCAAAGAGATTGTCTATCAAGGAAACTGGGAGAAGTTTATTCAGAACGAGGACCTGCTGCAAGCGCTGCTGGATACGAAAGGCACCACGCTGGTAGAGGCCAGTCCGACGGACCGGATCTGGGGTGTGGGTTTAACGGAAGAGGATCCGAGGATACGAAGAAGAACTACCTGGCGCGGCACCAACTGGCTGGGGGAAATCCTGACGAATCTTCGCGAGGAGTTTACTCGCTCTACTATCTAATCGTTAAATAGATTACCAGTACAAGTAGACCAAGAGCTGCCATCCAGGACAGCGGGTGATTGGGATTTAACCCCCAGCCGAGCCCTGATGATTTCGGAACAAATATACGTTGCTTTGGCGCTTTCTTGCTGAACATATCGTGCACCTCTGTCCTCTGTAAATTTTATTATGTGTAAATGCTGAGATAAGTATTGATCAAATGGCGAGAAATTGCAATAACTTCTGATGCGCAGCCTTTAGGCTTGCGCTTTTTTTGCATCAACCCAAAAGAAATTTGTTACATATTGTCGTGTGATGTTGTTAACAGAACTTTCTTGCGGAAATGTGGAGAATTAGATATGCCTCTAAATATGAAAATTATGGTAAAGGATAAGGTGAGTGAGTACATGATTGAATGGAAGGATTCGTATGATATCGGCGTGGAGAAGATTGATTGCCAGCACAGACAGCTGCTTGTGAAGCTTAATGAATTTTTTGATGCTTGCACGAACCAGAAAGGCAAAGAAAAGATTGAAGAAACACTGAAATTCCTTAAGGACTATACCCTTGAGCATTTTGGCAATGAAGAGCAGTTGATGTCGGAGATTGATTTCCCTGAGCTTGCCGAGCACCAGAAGACTCATGCCGAATTCGTGCAGACTGTGCTTGAACTGGAAGAAAGCATTAAGACCAAAGGCGTATCCGTACTGTCCACAATCAAACTGAACCGCACCTTGACGGACTGGTTGATCAACCATATCCACAAATGTGACAGGCTGATCGGTGATTGCATTGCCGCTAAAGGCAATAAGGCTGTTTAACTTACATAGATAGATCATGAAGATGCCGCAGGGCATTTTCTTTTTTATGTTGCTTGACTGTTGGGAGGTAGACCCTCTCATTTATTACAATGCTCCGGCACAGTTTATACTCGGCTAATACTTTATGATATGATTTGAGGTAGAACGTATAGATATGAGCTGTACGCTAAAGGAGTGGTTGAATGAAAATACTGCGCATGCTATTTTCCGGAGCTGGAGTGCTGCTTGTATTGGGATTGGTTAATTTCTACATCGGCTTTCATCTCTGGGTTCTGCTGGAGAATTGGCTGCCGGGTATTTCAGCAGGTGCCTACTGGACGGTGTTTATGGTTATTGCTTTTGCCTATATGATCGGAATGGCGCCCTGGCCAAAGGCTGTGAAACCGGCGGCCAGATTCTTCAAAGTGATCGGGTCCTATTATTTGGCCTGCATGGAGTTTGCGGTAATTGTGCTGCCGTTAACTGATCTGCTCTATTGGGTGCTGGGACTTATGGGGGTTAACCGTTCGGCCTTTACTTATGAAGCAGGAGCGACGCTGGTTCTGTTGCTGGCTATCTTCCTCATTTGGGGTTCACGGAATGCCTGGAGCACTATTGTACGCACTCATCCGATCAAAATTGATAAATCCATTGGAACAAGCGCACCCCTTACGGTCGCCGTTGCTTCGGATTTGCATCTGGGGAATATTGTAGGCAACCGTCATTTGCGCAAAATGGTCACCGAGATCAACAACATGAAGCCGGATGTCATCCTACTTGCCGGGGATGTGCTGGATGACAGTATCGAGCCGTTTATCCGCAATGGAATGAGTGAACAGTTAAAGCTGCTTAAAGCCCGTCATGGCGTATATGCCGTACTGGGAAATCATGAATATTACGGCGGCTCGATCAAAGAGTATACTGAGCTGATGGATAGCATAGGTATCAAAGTTCTGCAGGACGAAGTGGTGGAAACTGCGGGCGTCTATATTGTCGGCCGGAAAGATAAGACCGCGGAAGCTATGGAGGCTGGCGGCAGACTTAGTGTCTCTTCGTTGCTGCAAGGTCTGGATCTCTCCCGTCCTATAATCATGATGGACCATCAGCCTACCGGTTTTGACCTTGCAGCAAAGGCAGGGGTGGATATCCTGTTATCC carries:
- a CDS encoding metallophosphoesterase, with product MKILRMLFSGAGVLLVLGLVNFYIGFHLWVLLENWLPGISAGAYWTVFMVIAFAYMIGMAPWPKAVKPAARFFKVIGSYYLACMEFAVIVLPLTDLLYWVLGLMGVNRSAFTYEAGATLVLLLAIFLIWGSRNAWSTIVRTHPIKIDKSIGTSAPLTVAVASDLHLGNIVGNRHLRKMVTEINNMKPDVILLAGDVLDDSIEPFIRNGMSEQLKLLKARHGVYAVLGNHEYYGGSIKEYTELMDSIGIKVLQDEVVETAGVYIVGRKDKTAEAMEAGGRLSVSSLLQGLDLSRPIIMMDHQPTGFDLAAKAGVDILLSGHTHRGQIAPNHWITKRLFELDWGYLLKEKMHVIVSSGYGTWGPPIRLASRSELIKLEVLLEGSKQYSEEPLSSQTVLI
- a CDS encoding NUDIX hydrolase, which codes for MSKQPVTDRNGITEEQFLKTYDAGVYERPSVTVDMLIFTVMEREQDNYRKLSEKSLQLLLIQRGEHPYLGQWALPGGFVGVHESLDEAARRELFTETNIDNIYMEQLYTWGEVQRDPRMRVISCSYMTLVDRTALNVQAGDDAADAAWFEVSHEILEASRRELEQGYELDQFIKITLQSDKVTLSGVVKITESVQGHVSKILREIVQSEGFAFDHLMMVQYAIERLRGKVEYTDIIFNLMPPLFTLSELQRVYEIILGKELLAAAFRRKIADRVMETEDFTRDAGHRPSKLYRYNMNRASNQ
- a CDS encoding ferritin, which codes for MKEELMNTLNEQMNFEFYSAHVYLAMAAYCSGESLDGFANFFLVQAEEERFHAMKIYKFLNDRDYRATLAALPEPKNEYTSMLDAFEHAYAHEQQNTRKFYHLADLALDAREHATIYFLKWFIDEQVEEEALFSNIIAKLKRIESDSNAFYMLDAEFAARSFTPPAE
- a CDS encoding NADAR family protein, translated to MEKFTYFYRSGSPFSQWYPCRFTVGELHFNSTEQYMMYSKAQLFKDEELGLKILRATTPREQKALGRQVSGFDKTIWEQHCKEIVYQGNWEKFIQNEDLLQALLDTKGTTLVEASPTDRIWGVGLTEEDPRIRRRTTWRGTNWLGEILTNLREEFTRSTI
- a CDS encoding cation diffusion facilitator family transporter — its product is MENYSDIKQSEKGAWLSLFAYILLSAVKLFIASVSGSQALLADGLNNSTDIIASLAILTGLKISRRPPDSNHSYGHFRAETVAALIASFIMIAVGLQVLYQGVNKFVQPVLETPDLIAAWTAAGCALVMLAVYAYNIKLARELKSNAMQAVAQDNRSDALVSIGAFIGIIGSQFGIPWLDPLTATIVGLLICKTAWDIFRKASHDLTDGFDASELELMKQTVAQIDGVESIKDIKARIHGNNVLVDTTVLVNSKLNVVQSHDITEEIEDQLKDRHQVSNVLVHIEPL
- the nagZ gene encoding beta-N-acetylhexosaminidase yields the protein MKMIWLKYRHFTPRDWSRLFPVTAVLSGLLAISGCAGSTNVQTGNISPTDYITVSPSATAASAATATATATATPMQSAASGSDTIESKLANMTLEEKIGQMLLVGIDGIKLDTQAKRMIAEDKIGGIILYKDNISNLKGMVSLINDLKKSNAENPVPLFMSVDQEGGKVSRMPDEYAAIPSNGSVGAADNSGAAGTMGKLLARELLSAGYNMDFAPVLDINSNPDNPVIGDRSFGNTADLVSRLGIAEMKGIASEGVIPVVKHFPGHGDTSVDSHLELPVVNKTAAQLAKLEWQPFEAAIQENADAVMVAHILFPELDSDKPASLSRAIIGKLLREEMGFQGVVITDDLTMGAITEHYTLAAAAVDTVQAGSDILLVAHEYGNEQAVRKALLASVQSGTIKESRIDESVYRILALKDKYRLTDQPTAVPDLRKLNQDITSWRSSLTK
- a CDS encoding bacteriohemerythrin; amino-acid sequence: MIEWKDSYDIGVEKIDCQHRQLLVKLNEFFDACTNQKGKEKIEETLKFLKDYTLEHFGNEEQLMSEIDFPELAEHQKTHAEFVQTVLELEESIKTKGVSVLSTIKLNRTLTDWLINHIHKCDRLIGDCIAAKGNKAV